One Sphingobacteruim zhuxiongii DNA window includes the following coding sequences:
- a CDS encoding ecotin family protein: MVKRKIFQLFAIILVAITFVGSTAVAQETISKVNTDIFPKAEKGYKKMIIEVPYSDQDQSKRIEFNIGKYMEVDGCNHFALQGSVEKKDLQGWGYEYYVFKTDGAVIGTQMGCPDLPKRNLFVSAQPTMLRYNGKMPIVIYVPEEYSVQFKIYTASPEVYQAAEEMQKTK; this comes from the coding sequence ATGGTCAAAAGAAAAATATTTCAGTTATTTGCAATAATCTTAGTTGCAATAACCTTTGTTGGATCGACAGCAGTGGCACAAGAAACGATCTCGAAAGTGAATACCGACATCTTCCCTAAAGCAGAGAAGGGTTATAAGAAAATGATTATTGAAGTTCCTTATTCAGATCAGGATCAATCAAAACGCATTGAATTTAACATTGGTAAATACATGGAAGTAGACGGATGTAACCATTTCGCACTACAAGGCAGCGTCGAGAAAAAAGATTTGCAAGGATGGGGGTACGAATACTATGTATTCAAAACCGACGGGGCTGTTATTGGAACACAAATGGGATGCCCAGACTTACCGAAAAGGAACCTTTTCGTTTCGGCCCAGCCTACTATGCTAAGATACAATGGAAAAATGCCGATTGTTATTTATGTTCCAGAGGAATATAGTGTACAATTCAAAATATACACCGCATCTCCTGAGGTATATCAAGCCGCGGAAGAAATGCAAAAAACAAAATAA
- a CDS encoding aspartate/glutamate racemase family protein, translated as MIGIIGGLGPLAGIDIVRKIIEESNAENDQGHLPVLLSSQPNRIANRVDYLLGLEPKNPGIAIAEIALELEQAGASVIGMPSNTAHTSPIFDAVLGELNSRGSQIKFLHMVEEVANYINEEYQGKSVGVLVTNGTKNNGLYKNIFNTKGIPYIDTNENLQSKIHEAIYDKTYGLKHVSSPVTNRAHDALVAAIQELKGQGAELIVMGCTDIPLALREKSYYGILVLDPNRILARALIKAENPEKLKVELH; from the coding sequence ATGATCGGAATTATTGGAGGTTTAGGCCCTTTAGCAGGGATTGATATTGTAAGAAAAATTATTGAGGAGAGTAATGCAGAGAATGACCAAGGTCATCTGCCTGTACTATTGTCCTCTCAGCCGAACAGAATAGCAAATCGAGTCGATTATTTACTTGGCTTAGAACCTAAAAACCCTGGAATCGCAATTGCTGAAATTGCCCTCGAACTTGAACAAGCTGGAGCATCAGTGATTGGCATGCCAAGTAATACAGCACATACTAGTCCTATTTTTGATGCCGTCCTCGGAGAACTAAATTCGCGAGGCTCACAAATTAAATTTCTACACATGGTTGAGGAAGTGGCCAACTATATCAATGAAGAATACCAGGGTAAGTCTGTTGGCGTCTTAGTGACCAATGGAACGAAAAACAACGGACTTTACAAAAACATATTCAATACAAAGGGAATCCCTTATATTGATACCAATGAAAATTTACAAAGTAAGATTCATGAAGCCATTTATGATAAAACCTATGGATTAAAACACGTTTCCTCTCCTGTTACAAACCGAGCTCACGATGCTTTGGTTGCAGCCATACAAGAGCTGAAGGGACAAGGAGCTGAACTCATCGTTATGGGCTGTACGGATATCCCATTAGCACTACGCGAGAAATCTTATTACGGCATTCTCGTGCTCGACCCCAATAGAATCCTAGCAAGGGCGCTGATCAAGGCAGAAAATCCTGAAAAATTAAAAGTTGAATTACATTAA
- a CDS encoding Rieske (2Fe-2S) protein: MEEIEDDDLTWHKVPSKIDDSRNYVKALHVAGKKLCLISEGGKLSVTSSRCPHAGADLTHGWCEDGKLICPFHRHRFDVETGKGDERQHNFIRIYPLKQEDGDYYVGIKRSLWDKIFG; this comes from the coding sequence ATGGAAGAGATTGAGGACGATGATTTGACTTGGCATAAAGTTCCAAGTAAGATCGATGACAGTCGGAATTATGTAAAAGCACTGCATGTAGCTGGTAAAAAGCTTTGCTTGATTAGCGAGGGTGGAAAGCTCTCGGTTACTTCGAGCCGTTGTCCTCATGCTGGGGCTGATTTAACACATGGTTGGTGTGAAGATGGAAAGCTAATTTGTCCGTTCCATAGACATCGGTTTGATGTTGAAACAGGTAAAGGAGATGAGAGACAGCATAATTTTATCCGTATCTACCCCTTAAAGCAGGAAGATGGAGACTACTATGTCGGAATAAAGCGCAGTTTATGGGACAAGATTTTCGGTTAA
- a CDS encoding DUF2147 domain-containing protein, with protein MKRLMITLCSMFIGLMVFAQSNDSILGKWQNPSGEGRIEIYKKGEKFYGKLYWIKDSNKKDAKNPNEALRSRNIQGLEILTNFTKSGSSYVDGQIYDPKSGKTYSCKMTLKGTDALDIRGYVGVSLLGRTETWKRIK; from the coding sequence ATGAAAAGATTAATGATAACATTGTGCTCGATGTTTATTGGGCTAATGGTCTTCGCACAAAGTAATGATTCTATCCTTGGTAAATGGCAGAATCCCAGCGGGGAAGGACGCATAGAAATTTATAAAAAGGGAGAAAAATTCTACGGGAAGCTGTATTGGATTAAGGACTCTAATAAGAAGGATGCAAAGAATCCGAACGAGGCCTTACGCTCGAGAAACATTCAAGGATTAGAAATATTAACAAATTTCACAAAAAGTGGTTCTAGTTATGTGGACGGACAAATTTATGATCCTAAATCCGGAAAAACATACAGTTGTAAAATGACATTGAAAGGGACTGATGCCTTGGATATTCGTGGATATGTCGGGGTCAGCTTATTAGGTCGTACTGAAACCTGGAAAAGAATTAAATAA
- a CDS encoding aldehyde dehydrogenase family protein, giving the protein MANTSISDIDNLYSVQAKHRETVKHSTAQQRTKWLEELLKAVLSNEDAIQKALYLDFHKSAMETAITEVFAVEHELKQIIKHLTKWMKDKSVGRSLLFPNVSAYLHYEAKGQVLIITPWNYPFQLPMVHLAAAIAAGNVTMLKLSEFAPNTNQVVRTIIEKIFKPEHVAVIEGEVTETTHLLNKRFDHIHFTGSPAVGKIVMQAASLHLADITLELGGKSPAIFDRNISLRKAIKNVIWAKFVNAGQTCIAPDYLLAPRQLKSEIEQLFKQELEHAFGENPQHSPDYARIINEKQYKRLSSALSDAKSLGAQVVAGGSLDERERYIAPTVLSNVATSNPLMTDEIFGPILPIIYYNQIAEAISFVNQKEKPLALYVFSQDNKFCKHVIRQTSAGSTCINDAMIQILHPNLPFGGVNNSGIGQSTGWYGFKSFSHERAVADVKLIPMSKMFWFPYTEKTYKLLKWIKRIL; this is encoded by the coding sequence ATGGCAAACACCTCGATTAGCGATATTGACAATCTATATTCCGTTCAAGCAAAACACCGTGAAACGGTTAAACACAGTACCGCTCAACAGCGGACAAAATGGTTAGAAGAATTGCTAAAAGCAGTTTTATCAAATGAAGATGCGATACAGAAAGCACTTTATTTAGACTTCCACAAGTCTGCGATGGAGACTGCAATCACGGAAGTATTTGCCGTTGAGCATGAATTAAAACAAATTATAAAACATCTCACCAAGTGGATGAAAGACAAATCAGTAGGTCGTTCACTACTATTTCCCAACGTTTCAGCATATCTTCATTACGAGGCAAAAGGACAGGTTCTCATCATTACTCCCTGGAATTACCCCTTCCAATTACCAATGGTTCATTTGGCTGCTGCTATTGCGGCTGGAAATGTAACGATGCTTAAGTTATCCGAATTTGCACCAAATACAAACCAAGTCGTCCGTACAATCATCGAAAAGATCTTTAAACCGGAACATGTTGCCGTTATCGAAGGAGAAGTTACAGAGACAACCCACCTGCTCAACAAACGATTTGATCACATTCATTTTACGGGATCCCCTGCTGTCGGTAAAATTGTTATGCAAGCCGCAAGCCTACATCTTGCGGATATCACACTAGAACTCGGAGGAAAGTCCCCGGCCATATTTGACAGGAATATATCCTTGAGGAAAGCCATTAAAAATGTGATATGGGCAAAGTTTGTGAATGCAGGGCAAACATGTATTGCCCCCGATTATCTGCTTGCTCCACGACAACTGAAGAGCGAAATTGAACAGCTTTTTAAACAAGAACTTGAACACGCTTTCGGGGAAAATCCTCAGCATTCACCGGACTATGCTCGGATAATTAACGAAAAGCAATACAAGCGCCTTAGCTCAGCTCTAAGCGACGCAAAATCCCTAGGTGCCCAAGTGGTTGCTGGAGGAAGTTTAGACGAGAGGGAGCGCTATATAGCGCCAACAGTGCTAAGTAACGTAGCGACGTCAAATCCCTTGATGACTGACGAGATTTTTGGACCAATTCTTCCCATTATTTATTACAATCAAATCGCCGAGGCAATTTCCTTTGTAAATCAGAAAGAAAAACCACTTGCATTGTATGTTTTTAGCCAGGATAATAAATTCTGTAAGCATGTAATCCGACAAACAAGTGCAGGATCAACTTGCATCAACGACGCGATGATACAAATACTTCATCCTAATTTACCTTTTGGTGGTGTTAATAATTCTGGTATTGGGCAGTCAACCGGGTGGTATGGGTTTAAATCTTTTTCACACGAGCGTGCGGTGGCCGATGTTAAGCTTATACCGATGTCAAAAATGTTTTGGTTTCCATATACTGAAAAAACCTATAAACTATTGAAATGGATTAAGCGTATACTTTAA
- a CDS encoding M3 family metallopeptidase, with the protein MNKKRFLPYLVIVASLVVGCNNQNSKQKTVDLKNPLLIAYDTPFEVPPFDQVKDEHFRPAFEQALSVHNSEVDSIINNDEAATFENTIVALENAGQLLNRVSTVFYNLNSANTNDTIQAIAKDMAPVMSAHGDEISLNPKLFARVKAVYSKKAELGLDAEDQKLLEETYKDFVRSGANLKDADKEKLKKINADLSVLTTQYGQNLLNELNAYQLIVDKVEDLSGLPEELKAAAADEAKAKGKEGKWVFTLQNPSIMPFLQYADNRELRKQIWEAYQMRGNNNNDQDNKETLVKIANLRLERAKLLGYSSHAAYVLEESMAENPTNVNNLLNKIWAPAITKAKVEAADIQKEIKAAKDTFTVAPYDWRYYQEKIRKARYALNEEEIKPYFSLPAVREGAFETAKKLWGISFVALNNVPVYHPEVEVYEVRDKDGSHLGLLYADFFPRESKRSGAWMTSYRSQGRKDGKRVAPVISIVCNFTKPVGDNPALLTFDEATTLFHEFGHALHGLFSNVKYRSLAGTSVPRDFVELPSQIMENWAGDPEVLKSYAKHYQTKEAIPDALIEKMQKAGTFDQGFATVEYLAASILDMNYHASTSPITAKANDFEKAAMSKIGLIDAIIPRYRSTYFQHIFSGGYSAGYYSYIWSEVLDADAFAAFKEKGLYDQATAASFRSNILEKGGTGNPAEMYRKFRGADPNPVHLMVKRGLN; encoded by the coding sequence ATGAACAAAAAACGTTTTCTACCCTATCTAGTTATTGTTGCTAGCTTAGTCGTAGGGTGTAACAATCAAAACAGTAAACAAAAAACGGTAGATTTGAAAAACCCATTATTAATCGCATACGATACCCCATTTGAAGTACCTCCATTCGATCAAGTTAAGGATGAACACTTCAGACCAGCATTCGAACAAGCATTATCGGTTCATAATTCGGAAGTCGATTCCATTATTAACAACGATGAGGCAGCGACATTTGAGAACACAATTGTAGCGTTGGAAAATGCAGGACAATTATTAAATCGCGTTTCTACAGTTTTCTATAATTTAAATTCCGCGAATACAAACGATACTATTCAAGCTATTGCAAAAGATATGGCGCCAGTTATGTCTGCACATGGCGATGAAATCTCTTTAAATCCGAAACTATTTGCGCGTGTTAAGGCCGTTTATAGTAAAAAAGCGGAGCTTGGATTAGATGCCGAGGATCAAAAGTTATTGGAAGAAACTTATAAAGATTTTGTACGCTCTGGTGCGAACTTAAAGGATGCTGACAAAGAAAAGTTGAAGAAAATAAACGCTGATCTTTCTGTATTGACGACTCAATATGGGCAAAATTTGTTGAACGAATTGAATGCCTATCAATTAATTGTTGATAAAGTTGAAGATTTATCTGGATTACCAGAAGAATTGAAAGCGGCGGCGGCCGACGAAGCAAAGGCAAAGGGTAAAGAAGGCAAATGGGTCTTTACGTTGCAAAATCCATCGATCATGCCTTTTCTTCAATATGCTGACAACCGCGAGTTACGTAAGCAAATTTGGGAAGCCTATCAAATGCGTGGCAATAACAATAATGATCAAGACAATAAAGAAACATTAGTTAAGATTGCAAACCTACGTTTAGAAAGGGCGAAGTTATTGGGATATTCTTCACACGCGGCCTATGTTTTAGAGGAGTCGATGGCAGAGAATCCAACGAATGTGAACAATCTGTTGAATAAAATTTGGGCGCCTGCAATCACTAAAGCAAAAGTGGAAGCAGCGGATATACAAAAAGAAATAAAAGCAGCGAAAGATACGTTCACAGTCGCTCCTTATGATTGGCGTTACTATCAAGAAAAGATTCGTAAAGCAAGGTATGCTTTGAATGAAGAAGAAATAAAACCATATTTTAGCTTACCTGCAGTTCGTGAAGGCGCTTTTGAAACTGCTAAGAAGTTATGGGGCATTAGCTTTGTAGCATTAAACAATGTACCCGTTTATCATCCAGAAGTGGAAGTATATGAGGTTCGCGATAAAGATGGTTCTCATTTAGGTCTACTTTATGCTGATTTTTTCCCGCGTGAATCGAAGCGTTCTGGAGCATGGATGACATCGTATAGAAGCCAAGGTAGAAAAGATGGAAAACGTGTTGCACCAGTAATTTCTATTGTTTGTAATTTTACTAAGCCTGTAGGTGATAATCCAGCCTTGTTGACTTTCGATGAAGCGACGACATTATTCCACGAATTTGGGCATGCATTACATGGTTTGTTCTCTAATGTAAAATATAGAAGCCTAGCGGGAACTTCTGTTCCACGTGATTTTGTTGAGCTGCCATCTCAAATAATGGAAAATTGGGCCGGTGATCCAGAAGTATTGAAGTCCTATGCAAAACATTACCAAACAAAAGAAGCTATTCCTGATGCTTTGATAGAGAAAATGCAGAAGGCAGGTACATTCGATCAAGGTTTTGCAACAGTTGAATATCTTGCTGCTTCGATTTTAGATATGAATTACCATGCTTCAACAAGTCCTATCACTGCGAAAGCAAATGATTTTGAAAAAGCGGCTATGTCTAAAATTGGATTAATCGATGCGATTATTCCTCGTTACAGAAGCACTTATTTTCAACACATCTTCTCTGGAGGCTATTCTGCTGGATATTACAGCTATATTTGGTCTGAGGTCTTAGACGCAGATGCGTTCGCTGCATTTAAAGAAAAAGGCTTATACGATCAAGCAACTGCCGCTTCATTCCGTTCAAATATTCTTGAAAAAGGAGGGACAGGAAATCCTGCAGAGATGTACCGCAAGTTCCGTGGCGCTGATCCGAATCCAGTTCACTTGATGGTGAAAAGAGGATTGAATTAA
- the typA gene encoding translational GTPase TypA, with protein sequence MQNIRNIAIIAHVDHGKTTLVDKILHFTNQFRDNENAGELILDNNDLERERGITIVSKNVSVKYKDTKINIIDTPGHADFGGEVERVLKMADGVVLLVDAFEGPMPQTRFVTGKALALGIKPIVVVNKVDKENCRPDEVYENVFDLFFNLGATEDQLDFPVLYGSSKQGWMSQDWKTPTTDFTELLEAIIEHIPAPKVSEGTLQMQVTSLDYSTFVGRIAIGRVVRGTIKENQPVSLMKRDGKVVKSRVKELQLFEGLGRVKVSEVKAGDIVAVVGIEGFEIGDTIADFENPEQLEVMHIDEPTMNMLFTINNSPFFGKEGKFVTSRHIYDRLQKELEKNLALRVVPTESPDAWLVYGRGILHLSVLIETMRREGYELQVGQPQVIVKEINGVKCEPIEELVVDVPGDVSGKVIELVTQRKGELLIMESKGEMQHLEFSIPSRGIIGLRNNVLTATAGEAVMAHRLKGYEPWKGTIPGRLAGVLISLDTGSTTAYSIDKLQDRGRFFVDPGVDIYEGQILGEHIRDNDLTVNVTKGKQLTNMRASGSDDNTRIAPAIKFSLEESMEYIQADEYIEVTPQSMRLRKIYLTENERKVNSKKFQ encoded by the coding sequence ATGCAGAACATCAGAAACATAGCGATTATTGCGCACGTTGACCACGGAAAAACGACTTTGGTTGACAAAATTCTTCACTTTACGAACCAATTCAGAGACAATGAAAATGCCGGAGAGTTAATTCTGGATAACAATGATTTGGAACGTGAGCGTGGGATTACCATCGTATCTAAAAACGTATCTGTAAAATATAAAGACACAAAAATCAACATTATTGATACACCAGGTCACGCCGACTTTGGCGGTGAGGTAGAGCGTGTATTGAAAATGGCAGATGGTGTTGTATTATTAGTAGATGCTTTTGAAGGTCCAATGCCTCAAACTCGCTTTGTAACGGGTAAAGCATTAGCATTAGGAATCAAGCCTATTGTTGTTGTAAATAAAGTAGACAAAGAAAACTGTCGTCCTGATGAGGTTTATGAGAATGTATTCGACTTATTCTTCAACTTAGGAGCAACAGAAGATCAATTGGATTTCCCAGTATTGTATGGTTCATCAAAACAAGGATGGATGTCTCAAGACTGGAAAACACCAACGACTGACTTTACAGAGCTTCTTGAAGCAATCATTGAACATATCCCTGCACCTAAGGTATCAGAAGGTACGCTTCAAATGCAGGTTACTTCTTTAGACTATTCTACATTCGTAGGTCGTATTGCGATTGGTCGTGTTGTACGTGGTACAATTAAAGAAAACCAACCAGTTTCTTTAATGAAACGTGATGGTAAAGTGGTTAAATCTCGCGTAAAAGAACTTCAATTATTTGAAGGACTTGGTCGTGTAAAAGTTTCTGAAGTAAAGGCTGGTGATATCGTTGCTGTAGTTGGTATTGAAGGTTTTGAAATTGGTGATACAATCGCGGATTTCGAAAACCCAGAGCAATTAGAAGTAATGCACATTGATGAGCCAACAATGAACATGTTGTTTACGATCAATAACTCACCATTCTTTGGTAAAGAAGGTAAATTCGTTACTTCACGTCATATCTATGATCGTTTACAGAAAGAATTAGAGAAAAACTTAGCATTACGTGTTGTTCCTACGGAATCTCCGGATGCTTGGTTAGTATATGGCCGTGGTATTCTTCACTTATCTGTATTAATCGAGACTATGCGTCGCGAAGGATACGAGTTACAAGTAGGACAACCACAAGTAATCGTTAAAGAAATCAACGGTGTTAAATGTGAGCCTATTGAAGAGTTAGTAGTTGATGTACCGGGTGATGTTTCAGGAAAGGTTATTGAACTTGTGACACAACGTAAAGGAGAGTTATTAATCATGGAATCGAAAGGTGAAATGCAACACTTAGAATTCTCTATTCCTTCACGTGGTATCATTGGTTTACGTAATAATGTATTGACTGCAACAGCTGGTGAAGCGGTAATGGCGCATCGTTTGAAAGGATATGAGCCATGGAAAGGTACTATTCCTGGACGTTTAGCTGGGGTATTAATTTCCTTAGATACTGGTAGTACAACAGCTTATTCTATTGATAAATTACAAGATCGTGGTCGTTTCTTCGTTGATCCAGGAGTGGATATCTATGAAGGACAAATCTTGGGTGAGCACATCCGTGATAATGACTTAACCGTGAATGTAACGAAAGGTAAACAGTTGACAAACATGCGTGCTTCAGGTTCTGATGACAATACGCGTATTGCTCCTGCGATTAAATTCTCGTTAGAGGAGAGCATGGAATACATTCAAGCTGATGAGTACATTGAAGTTACTCCACAAAGTATGCGTCTACGTAAGATTTATCTTACCGAAAATGAGCGTAAAGTGAACTCGAAAAAATTCCAATAG
- a CDS encoding DUF4407 domain-containing protein: MKSFFWWCSGVHRETLERYPEEQNKYVSIGATIFFTGLFAALAGGYALYFVFSGSAFAIFYALIFGLIWGLAIFNLDRYIVLSIDKSRSSGMQLLQAAPRILLAILIGLIISRPLELKIFDKEIREHLRAEYLIQQNAKIDTLNKTFENKYLVEYGQLSVLKTQADSLESSLKTSRQQLNHEIFGTKTEETSGVMGYGPYAKMKENSLNQQQSYLDTLRSEIQQKESVLLQRKKDEGLMDQRILSNQSLDSAVNVAGFADRNAALSNLHKKPDGTINKSTEYAVIFIALLFIFFECLPVFVKLMSGRDAYDNALKNQKEIHNYESDTNVRVEKTAIDKIEDYRVDASIKRRMDKLTHEFSKDDA, translated from the coding sequence ATGAAATCATTTTTTTGGTGGTGCTCAGGAGTACACCGCGAGACATTGGAGAGGTACCCAGAAGAACAAAACAAATACGTTAGCATAGGAGCAACGATTTTCTTCACTGGACTATTTGCGGCTCTAGCAGGTGGTTACGCATTATATTTTGTCTTCAGTGGGAGTGCTTTCGCTATTTTCTATGCACTAATATTTGGATTGATATGGGGACTCGCCATATTCAATTTAGACCGATATATCGTTTTAAGTATTGATAAAAGTCGTAGTTCTGGAATGCAACTCTTGCAAGCAGCTCCACGTATTTTATTAGCAATTCTAATCGGCTTGATAATTTCGCGACCTTTAGAGTTAAAAATATTTGATAAAGAAATCCGAGAGCACCTACGTGCGGAATATCTTATTCAACAAAACGCGAAAATTGACACATTAAATAAGACTTTTGAGAACAAATATTTGGTAGAATATGGACAGTTGAGTGTCTTAAAAACACAGGCAGATTCGCTGGAGTCTTCCCTCAAAACTTCACGTCAACAACTTAATCACGAAATCTTCGGAACAAAAACGGAGGAAACCTCTGGTGTGATGGGCTATGGTCCTTATGCGAAGATGAAAGAAAATTCACTAAATCAGCAACAGTCCTATTTAGATACACTTAGAAGTGAAATTCAGCAAAAGGAATCAGTATTGCTTCAACGAAAAAAAGATGAGGGCTTGATGGATCAACGTATCCTTTCGAATCAATCACTTGACAGTGCAGTCAACGTTGCAGGATTTGCAGACCGCAATGCTGCTCTAAGTAATCTACATAAGAAACCCGACGGCACGATTAATAAATCAACAGAATATGCTGTGATCTTTATCGCATTATTATTTATTTTCTTCGAATGTCTCCCCGTTTTTGTCAAACTCATGAGCGGAAGGGATGCCTACGATAATGCGTTAAAAAATCAGAAGGAGATCCACAACTATGAATCCGACACCAATGTCCGTGTGGAAAAAACAGCAATTGACAAAATTGAAGACTATCGAGTAGATGCCTCTATCAAACGAAGAATGGATAAGCTCACCCATGAATTCAGCAAAGACGACGCATAG
- the kbl gene encoding glycine C-acetyltransferase produces the protein MYKTLKPALEKELAGIKDAGLYKEERIITTPQAADIKISTGQEVINFCANNYLGLSSHPKVVAAAKAAIDSHGYGMSSVRFICGTQDVHKELEAKLSTFLGTEDTILYAAAFDANGGVFEPLFTAEDAIISDELNHASIIDGVRLCKAQRFRYKNADMADLEAQLQAAAGARHKIIVTDGAFSMDGSVAPLDQICDLADKYEALVMIDESHCSGFIGKTGRGTHELFNVIDRVDIITGTLGKALGGASGGFTSGKKEIIDMLRQRSRPYLFSNTLAPAIAGASVAVLDMLSETTELRDKLESNTKYFREKMTEAGFDIKPGFHPIVPVMLYDAKLAQAFASKMLAEGIYVIGFYYPVVPQGKARIRVQISAGHELEHLDKAITAFTKVGKELGVIK, from the coding sequence ATGTACAAAACCTTAAAGCCCGCTTTAGAGAAAGAACTAGCTGGAATTAAAGATGCTGGTCTATATAAAGAAGAACGAATTATCACTACGCCACAAGCTGCTGATATTAAAATCAGTACTGGACAGGAAGTGATTAATTTCTGTGCAAATAACTATTTAGGATTGTCTTCACATCCAAAGGTTGTTGCTGCAGCAAAAGCAGCAATTGATTCGCATGGTTACGGGATGTCATCTGTACGTTTTATCTGTGGTACTCAAGATGTCCATAAAGAATTAGAGGCTAAGCTTTCTACATTTTTAGGTACGGAAGACACGATATTGTATGCAGCAGCATTTGATGCTAATGGCGGTGTTTTCGAGCCTTTGTTTACGGCAGAAGATGCAATTATTTCGGATGAATTAAATCACGCTTCGATTATTGATGGCGTTCGTCTATGTAAAGCACAACGCTTCCGTTACAAAAATGCAGACATGGCGGATTTAGAAGCTCAGTTGCAGGCAGCAGCAGGTGCTCGTCATAAAATCATCGTTACAGATGGAGCGTTCTCTATGGATGGATCGGTTGCTCCTCTAGATCAAATTTGTGACTTAGCAGATAAATATGAAGCTTTAGTGATGATTGATGAGTCTCACTGTTCTGGATTTATTGGAAAAACTGGTCGCGGTACGCATGAGTTATTCAATGTTATCGACCGAGTTGATATTATTACTGGGACTTTAGGTAAAGCTCTAGGTGGTGCTTCTGGAGGATTTACTTCTGGTAAAAAAGAGATTATTGATATGCTTCGCCAACGTTCACGTCCTTATTTATTCTCAAATACCTTAGCTCCAGCTATTGCTGGCGCTTCAGTTGCGGTTTTAGATATGTTGAGTGAAACAACGGAGCTTCGTGATAAATTAGAAAGCAATACTAAATATTTCCGCGAAAAGATGACAGAAGCGGGCTTCGATATCAAGCCTGGATTCCATCCGATCGTTCCTGTTATGTTGTATGATGCTAAGCTTGCACAAGCTTTTGCTTCTAAGATGTTAGCCGAAGGAATTTATGTTATTGGTTTCTATTATCCTGTTGTTCCTCAGGGAAAAGCACGTATTCGTGTTCAAATTTCTGCCGGACATGAGCTTGAACACTTAGATAAAGCAATTACTGCGTTTACAAAAGTGGGTAAGGAATTAGGCGTTATTAAGTAA